A single window of Methylocella tundrae DNA harbors:
- a CDS encoding acyltransferase family protein produces the protein MVSAVDDVDQKDISNTSAPSEKLAKPKLRLHLLDSIRGWASLQVLFFHVAHEMFAHKVPELGSDWLGFILNGGFAVAVFFVLSGEVLAHGYFVRNDINIVRKLAIKRYVRLTIPIIASCFIVFCLMKANLIFSHQAAGLLNREDWLGQFLRFEPNIRTFLSYSLYGVYFDYSKELSYNSFLWTMSFELFGSGFVFLTLFVTRTAAQRWAVYAVTGAFMLVFSPLLMCFLFGMIFGEMRVSGVFKRFAAHPAANWIALFIVLDVGLGLTIYPMLPIPQAGVAHRLSFAAALFLFAIYSSNWLGSVFDNRLSHFLGELSFPIYLVHFPIIVSLQSYLVLRMFSDGVVTRPGAYLIILTTISASLLAAFAFRYVERFAIKASNSFFAFIDGF, from the coding sequence ATGGTCAGTGCCGTGGACGACGTTGATCAAAAAGATATCTCGAACACATCAGCGCCTTCAGAGAAACTTGCCAAGCCAAAGCTTCGTCTGCATCTGCTCGATTCGATCCGCGGGTGGGCTTCGTTACAGGTTCTTTTCTTCCACGTCGCCCATGAAATGTTCGCCCATAAAGTGCCCGAGCTTGGGTCGGATTGGCTGGGTTTTATTCTGAACGGCGGCTTTGCCGTCGCTGTATTCTTTGTTTTATCCGGAGAAGTTCTGGCGCACGGATACTTCGTTCGGAATGACATCAATATAGTGCGCAAGCTTGCGATCAAACGCTATGTACGTCTGACGATACCGATTATCGCGTCCTGCTTTATCGTATTCTGCCTGATGAAGGCAAACCTGATATTTTCTCATCAAGCAGCGGGCCTGCTCAATCGCGAGGACTGGCTTGGACAATTCCTGCGCTTTGAACCCAACATTCGAACCTTCTTGTCCTATTCACTCTACGGAGTATATTTTGATTACTCTAAAGAACTATCATATAATTCGTTTTTATGGACTATGAGTTTCGAATTATTTGGATCAGGGTTTGTTTTTCTTACTCTTTTTGTAACCCGAACCGCGGCGCAAAGATGGGCAGTTTACGCCGTCACGGGAGCTTTTATGCTTGTCTTCAGCCCGCTGCTTATGTGTTTTCTTTTTGGGATGATTTTTGGCGAAATGCGGGTGTCTGGCGTTTTCAAACGTTTTGCCGCGCATCCCGCGGCAAACTGGATCGCTCTCTTCATAGTGCTAGATGTCGGGCTCGGATTGACCATCTATCCGATGCTCCCGATACCGCAAGCGGGCGTCGCTCATCGGCTGAGTTTTGCGGCGGCGCTTTTTCTTTTTGCGATCTATAGCTCGAACTGGCTGGGAAGCGTGTTCGATAATCGTCTGTCCCATTTTTTGGGCGAGTTATCGTTTCCGATCTATCTCGTTCATTTCCCGATCATCGTGTCGCTACAGTCCTATCTTGTCCTGCGCATGTTTTCGGATGGCGTCGTCACTCGTCCAGGAGCATATCTCATCATCTTGACGACCATCAGCGCGAGTCTTCTCGCCGCATTCGCATTTCGCTATGTCGAGCGATTCGCAATCAAGGCCTCCAATTCATTCTTCGCATTTATCGACGGGTTTTGA
- the lhgO gene encoding L-2-hydroxyglutarate oxidase — translation MIHDYGVIGGGIVGLAAAREIAKARPGAAMVLFEKEAAISRHQTGHNSGVIHSGIYYAPGSFKARLCRDGALATKLFCAEHGIPFETCGKLLVAASAAELTRMEALYERARENAIDVERIDAKELTRREPNIVGLAALFVPATAIVDYKRVSTALADDFKAAGGNVELSSEVVAIEEEADAVSVSTRSQTFRTRRLIVCGGLQADRIAQMAGVAISHQIVPFRGEYYTVNPRRAGLINALIYPIPDPELPFLGIHLTRTMDRGVIVGPNAVLGLAREKYQKFSFEARDVASFVAFPGFWRAIRPHWRSGLREFRNALSKRAYLEECRKYCPSLTIEDLEPAVAGIRAQAVLRDGSFAHDFLFAETARTLHVCNAPSPAATSAIPIGRVIASKILERDK, via the coding sequence ATGATCCATGATTATGGCGTCATCGGCGGCGGCATTGTCGGCCTCGCCGCCGCGCGCGAAATCGCTAAGGCGCGTCCGGGCGCCGCGATGGTCCTGTTTGAAAAGGAGGCCGCCATCTCGCGGCATCAGACCGGACATAATAGCGGCGTCATTCACTCCGGCATCTATTATGCGCCGGGAAGCTTCAAGGCGCGCTTGTGCCGGGACGGCGCGCTGGCGACCAAGCTTTTCTGCGCCGAGCACGGCATTCCGTTCGAGACTTGCGGCAAATTGCTCGTCGCCGCCAGCGCGGCCGAACTCACGCGCATGGAAGCCCTTTACGAGCGCGCGCGAGAGAACGCCATCGATGTCGAGCGTATCGACGCGAAGGAGCTGACGCGGCGCGAGCCGAATATCGTCGGCCTCGCAGCCCTCTTCGTACCCGCCACCGCGATCGTCGATTACAAGCGGGTCAGCACCGCCCTGGCGGATGATTTCAAAGCCGCGGGCGGCAATGTGGAGCTGTCGTCCGAGGTCGTCGCCATCGAGGAAGAGGCCGACGCGGTTTCGGTTTCGACGCGATCACAGACTTTCAGGACGCGAAGGCTCATCGTTTGCGGCGGCCTGCAAGCCGATCGCATCGCGCAAATGGCGGGCGTCGCGATCAGTCACCAGATCGTGCCGTTCCGCGGCGAATATTATACCGTGAACCCAAGGCGCGCCGGACTGATCAATGCGCTCATCTATCCGATACCCGACCCCGAGCTGCCGTTTCTCGGCATTCACCTGACGCGCACCATGGACCGCGGCGTCATCGTCGGCCCGAACGCCGTGCTTGGATTGGCGCGGGAGAAATATCAAAAATTCTCTTTCGAGGCGCGTGACGTTGCTTCCTTTGTCGCCTTTCCAGGATTCTGGCGCGCCATTCGTCCTCATTGGCGATCGGGACTGAGAGAATTCAGAAACGCGCTTTCGAAGCGGGCCTATCTCGAGGAATGCCGCAAATATTGTCCGAGCCTCACGATCGAGGATCTTGAGCCGGCCGTCGCCGGAATCAGGGCGCAGGCTGTGCTGCGCGACGGCAGCTTTGCCCATGATTTCCTTTTCGCCGAAACAGCGAGGACATTGCATGTCTGCAATGCTCCCTCTCCAGCGGCGACGTCGGCGATTCCGATCGGCCGCGTCATCGCGTCGAAAATTTTAGAGCGCGACAAATGA
- a CDS encoding GH25 family lysozyme yields MRQLSFSFFALALTLLVAGCAGGGLGDDPFPSPSDYEVYGIDVSKYQGDIDWDSVRASGVQFAWIKATEGGDHVDEKFARNWAAAKAAGIPRGAYHFAYWCRPAEEQAAWFTANVPNDPDALPPVLDVEWNGQSKTCPRKLPREVAIAEMKTILAAMERAYGKRPVIYTSVDFHRDVMQGEFNDYPIWVRSVKCHPALKYGARKWRFWQHTAEGHVAGIKGYVDRNAFNGTAKDWRVWLAGVSVASRA; encoded by the coding sequence ATGCGGCAGCTTTCCTTTTCCTTCTTTGCGCTCGCGCTCACGCTTCTCGTCGCTGGCTGCGCCGGCGGCGGCCTTGGCGATGATCCGTTTCCGAGTCCGTCGGATTACGAAGTCTACGGCATCGACGTCTCCAAATATCAAGGCGACATTGATTGGGACAGCGTGCGCGCCTCGGGCGTTCAGTTCGCCTGGATCAAGGCGACGGAAGGCGGCGATCACGTCGATGAGAAATTCGCCCGGAACTGGGCCGCCGCGAAAGCCGCCGGCATCCCGCGCGGCGCCTATCACTTTGCCTATTGGTGCCGGCCGGCGGAAGAGCAGGCGGCCTGGTTCACCGCCAATGTGCCGAACGATCCCGACGCCTTGCCGCCCGTTCTCGATGTCGAGTGGAACGGTCAATCAAAGACCTGCCCGAGAAAGCTGCCGCGCGAAGTGGCGATTGCCGAGATGAAGACAATTCTCGCGGCGATGGAGCGCGCCTACGGCAAGCGGCCGGTCATCTACACCTCGGTCGATTTTCACCGCGACGTGATGCAGGGCGAGTTCAACGATTATCCGATCTGGGTGCGAAGCGTGAAATGCCATCCGGCGCTGAAATATGGCGCGCGAAAATGGCGCTTCTGGCAGCATACGGCGGAAGGACATGTCGCCGGCATCAAGGGCTATGTGGACCGCAACGCCTTTAACGGCACCGCCAAGGATTGGCGTGTCTGGCTTGCCGGCGTGTCGGTCGCCTCGCGCGCCTGA
- a CDS encoding ABC transporter permease has translation MLSQFVAFTSLGRRALPNQYDVLALALIFAAFIAAAHLSSGLTLPIAAPESTVTSLDYALLPYYALRTTLRMFAAMGLSLVFTFIYATLAAKSRRAELVLIPILDVLQSVPILGFLSFTVTFFLGLFPGSILGAECAAIFAIFTSQAWNMAFSFYQSLRSVPRDLNEVAQGFQLSGWQRFWQLDAPFAMPGLIWNMMMSMSGGWFFVVAAEAISVGDTTIKLPGIGSYLALAIEQKRIDAVFAAIVAMAVVILLYDQLLFRPLVAFGSRFRVELSAGQVEARSWVAQMFARTRWLRALTHPPAQLFQSIALLRLQWPRAAVRPGAANPLMSRIIDIVWLLAIAAVILWAGRQIVQYVSTELSWSDFWVSVEYTCFTMLRVIILMILATIVWVPVGVWIGLRPRIAEKVQPLAQFLAAFPANVIFPIAVVLILRFSLNPDIWLSPLIVFGTQWYILFNVIAGASAFPNDLKEAVAGFRIRGWDWWKSVIIPAVFPFYVTGALTASGGSWNAAIVAEYVKWGDKTISAHGIGAYIAKATEDGDFPKIVLGVAVMSVFVILFNRLLWRPLFGLAERRLRLD, from the coding sequence ATGCTCTCCCAGTTTGTCGCATTCACGTCGCTCGGCCGCAGAGCGCTGCCCAATCAATATGACGTGCTCGCCCTTGCGCTGATCTTCGCCGCCTTCATCGCGGCGGCGCATCTCTCGAGCGGCCTGACTTTGCCGATCGCCGCGCCGGAATCGACGGTCACTTCGCTTGATTATGCGCTTTTGCCCTATTACGCGCTGCGCACGACTCTGCGCATGTTCGCAGCGATGGGACTTTCGCTGGTCTTTACCTTTATCTATGCGACGCTCGCCGCCAAGAGCCGTCGCGCCGAGCTTGTCCTCATTCCCATCCTCGACGTTCTCCAGTCCGTTCCTATTCTCGGCTTTCTCTCTTTCACGGTGACCTTTTTTCTCGGGTTGTTTCCGGGCTCCATTCTCGGCGCCGAGTGCGCGGCCATCTTCGCCATTTTCACCTCGCAAGCCTGGAACATGGCGTTTTCCTTCTATCAGTCCCTGCGCAGCGTTCCGCGCGATCTGAACGAGGTGGCGCAGGGGTTCCAGCTTTCGGGGTGGCAGCGTTTTTGGCAATTGGACGCGCCCTTCGCCATGCCGGGGCTCATCTGGAACATGATGATGTCGATGTCGGGCGGCTGGTTCTTCGTCGTCGCCGCCGAGGCGATCTCGGTTGGCGACACGACCATCAAATTGCCCGGCATCGGCTCCTACCTCGCCCTCGCCATCGAACAGAAGCGGATAGACGCCGTCTTCGCGGCGATCGTCGCCATGGCCGTCGTCATCCTGCTCTATGACCAATTGTTGTTTCGCCCCCTTGTCGCCTTCGGATCGCGCTTTCGCGTCGAACTTTCGGCCGGCCAGGTCGAGGCGCGATCATGGGTCGCGCAAATGTTCGCGCGCACGCGCTGGCTCCGCGCTTTGACGCATCCGCCGGCCCAGCTTTTCCAGAGCATCGCTCTGCTGCGCCTGCAATGGCCGCGAGCGGCGGTTCGCCCGGGCGCGGCAAATCCGCTCATGAGCCGCATCATCGACATAGTCTGGCTGCTCGCGATCGCCGCGGTAATCCTTTGGGCGGGGCGTCAGATCGTCCAATATGTGAGCACTGAACTGAGCTGGAGCGATTTCTGGGTCAGCGTCGAATACACATGTTTCACCATGCTCCGCGTCATCATCTTGATGATTCTTGCGACGATCGTCTGGGTTCCTGTCGGCGTCTGGATTGGCCTTCGGCCCCGGATCGCGGAAAAAGTTCAGCCGCTGGCGCAATTCCTCGCAGCCTTTCCGGCCAATGTGATCTTTCCCATCGCCGTCGTCCTCATCTTGAGGTTTTCGCTCAATCCCGACATCTGGCTCAGCCCCCTTATCGTCTTCGGCACGCAATGGTACATTCTGTTCAATGTGATCGCCGGCGCTTCGGCCTTTCCGAATGATCTCAAGGAAGCCGTCGCGGGTTTTCGCATTCGTGGCTGGGACTGGTGGAAGAGCGTCATCATCCCGGCGGTGTTCCCGTTTTACGTGACCGGCGCCTTGACGGCTTCCGGCGGCTCATGGAACGCCGCGATCGTCGCCGAATATGTGAAGTGGGGCGACAAGACGATATCGGCGCATGGCATTGGCGCCTATATCGCCAAGGCGACCGAGGACGGCGACTTCCCGAAGATCGTGCTCGGCGTCGCCGTGATGTCGGTCTTCGTCATCTTGTTCAACCGGCTGCTGTGGCGGCCTCTGTTTGGTCTGGCCGAACGCCGCCTGCGTTTGGATTAA
- a CDS encoding AAA-associated domain-containing protein, translating to MLDAAAKTSLGTREPLLEVKNVSQHYQTGSGEQGPAVLDNVSLSLKEDEIVGLLGRSGCGKSSLLRIVSGLVRPASGDVSYLGAPVEGPVDGVAMVFQSFALFPWLSVLANVELGLRARKVPKEEARRRALKAIDLIGLDGFESAFPKELSGGMRQRVGFARALVVHPNILLMDEPFSALDVLTAETLRTDLLDLWVEGRMPIKSILMVTHNIEEAVLMCNRIIVLASNPGRIAAEITVTLQHPRNRLDPEFRQLVDKIYALMTKRPEPVSPGREGTFPGLGFAMALPQVSTNTLAGMIEEVAAEPYHGRADLPALADSLQMEIDELFPVGETLQLLRFAEIEEGDIKLTPAGARFADLETDARKKLFGDHLLAYLPLAARIKAVLEERPSHTARATRFLGELEDYMSEEYAEQTLKSVITWGRYGEVFAYDESSETLSLENPQ from the coding sequence ATGCTTGACGCCGCCGCAAAAACCTCGCTCGGAACCCGCGAACCGCTTCTCGAAGTCAAAAACGTCAGCCAGCACTATCAGACCGGATCGGGCGAGCAGGGTCCCGCCGTTCTCGACAATGTCTCGCTCTCTTTGAAAGAGGACGAGATCGTCGGCCTGCTCGGACGCTCCGGCTGCGGCAAATCATCTCTTTTGCGCATCGTCTCCGGCCTTGTCAGACCGGCCAGCGGCGACGTCAGCTATCTCGGCGCGCCGGTCGAGGGGCCGGTCGACGGCGTGGCGATGGTGTTCCAGAGTTTCGCGCTTTTCCCGTGGCTTTCCGTGCTCGCCAATGTGGAGCTTGGCCTTCGTGCTCGAAAAGTGCCGAAGGAGGAGGCAAGGCGGCGCGCTCTGAAGGCGATCGACCTCATCGGCCTTGATGGTTTCGAATCCGCTTTTCCAAAGGAGCTCTCGGGCGGCATGCGCCAGCGCGTCGGCTTCGCCCGCGCCCTTGTCGTGCATCCGAACATTTTGTTGATGGACGAGCCCTTTTCGGCGCTCGACGTCCTCACCGCCGAGACCCTGCGCACCGATCTTCTCGACCTTTGGGTCGAAGGGCGCATGCCGATCAAATCAATCCTGATGGTGACGCATAATATCGAAGAGGCGGTGTTGATGTGCAATCGCATCATCGTCCTCGCCTCCAATCCGGGCCGCATCGCCGCCGAGATCACGGTGACGCTACAGCATCCGCGCAATCGCCTCGATCCCGAATTCCGCCAGCTCGTCGACAAGATCTACGCGCTGATGACGAAGCGTCCCGAGCCTGTCTCTCCCGGCCGCGAGGGGACCTTTCCAGGCCTTGGCTTTGCGATGGCCTTGCCTCAAGTCTCAACCAACACCCTCGCCGGCATGATCGAAGAAGTCGCCGCCGAACCCTATCATGGCCGCGCCGATCTGCCGGCGCTCGCCGACAGCCTGCAAATGGAGATCGACGAGCTGTTCCCCGTCGGCGAAACCCTGCAACTGCTGCGCTTCGCCGAAATTGAGGAAGGCGACATCAAGCTGACCCCCGCCGGCGCGCGCTTCGCCGACCTTGAAACCGACGCCCGCAAAAAGCTTTTCGGCGATCATCTGCTCGCCTATCTGCCGCTCGCAGCGCGCATCAAGGCGGTGCTGGAAGAGCGCCCGAGCCATACCGCGCGAGCAACCCGTTTCCTTGGGGAGCTCGAGGATTACATGTCCGAGGAATATGCCGAGCAGACGCTCAAAAGCGTCATCACCTGGGGCCGGTACGGCGAGGTCTTCGCCTATGATGAGAGCTCGGAAACGCTGAGCCTCGAGAATCCGCAATAG
- a CDS encoding multicopper oxidase family protein, which yields MQFRLNAFCSRGTTDMFSRRAFLGGSLATCATSFARGQTSEPQPTILRLERRDIEVNGKAASILDIRQPGGMLGVETEVGKAFRVRVENHLSEPSLIHWHGLKPPWRQDGVPGISSPPIAPGESADYDFPLTFDGTFFMHSHQGLQEQLLMSAPLIIRDPQAPKQQEIIIELADFSFTPPEEIYAGLRKPAMGVMSGMSMGAGMADKPDMKMGGDAKPDLNDVKYDAFLANRRTLADPEVTKVEAGGMALLRIINGSAMSAYHIDLGQIEGDLVAVDGHAVAPIRARRFPIAPAQRLDIGLIFPKGPGAYPILAILEGDRSQTGVILVAGDAEVRRAPELADQASAPLDFDLESRLRAEDPLAAQQADRVHRLELTGAMSGYQWSINGVAYTKDTPPLPVFAGERVELVFVNRTMMSHPMHLHGHFFQVVDINGERFAGAMRDTVLVPPKTTVTVAFDADNPGWWALHCHLLYHMEAGMFTTIRYV from the coding sequence ATGCAATTCCGCTTAAATGCGTTCTGCTCCAGAGGGACGACCGATATGTTCTCCCGGCGCGCGTTTCTTGGCGGCTCGCTTGCGACCTGCGCGACATCTTTCGCACGCGGGCAAACAAGCGAGCCGCAGCCGACGATCCTGCGGCTGGAGCGCCGCGACATCGAGGTGAACGGCAAGGCTGCTTCCATTCTGGACATTCGTCAGCCGGGCGGCATGCTTGGCGTCGAGACGGAAGTCGGCAAGGCTTTTCGCGTGCGCGTCGAAAATCACCTCTCGGAACCGAGCCTCATTCACTGGCATGGGCTGAAGCCGCCGTGGCGACAGGATGGCGTGCCCGGCATCTCTTCGCCGCCGATCGCGCCGGGCGAATCCGCCGATTACGACTTCCCGCTCACATTCGACGGGACATTCTTCATGCATTCGCATCAGGGACTGCAGGAGCAGCTGCTGATGTCCGCGCCCTTGATCATCCGCGATCCTCAGGCGCCGAAGCAGCAGGAAATCATCATCGAACTCGCCGATTTCAGCTTTACGCCGCCGGAGGAGATCTATGCGGGGCTGCGCAAGCCCGCCATGGGCGTCATGAGCGGCATGTCTATGGGCGCCGGCATGGCCGATAAGCCGGACATGAAGATGGGCGGCGACGCAAAGCCCGACCTCAATGACGTCAAATATGACGCATTTCTCGCCAACCGCCGCACGCTGGCGGACCCCGAGGTCACGAAGGTCGAGGCTGGCGGGATGGCGCTGCTGCGCATCATCAATGGTTCGGCAATGAGCGCCTATCATATTGATCTCGGACAGATCGAAGGCGATCTCGTCGCCGTCGACGGGCACGCCGTCGCGCCCATCCGGGCGCGGCGTTTTCCGATCGCGCCGGCGCAGCGGCTCGACATCGGCCTGATATTTCCGAAAGGACCGGGCGCCTATCCCATTCTGGCGATCCTCGAAGGAGATCGGAGCCAGACCGGCGTCATTCTCGTCGCGGGCGACGCCGAAGTCCGGCGCGCGCCGGAGCTTGCGGATCAAGCCTCGGCGCCGCTCGATTTCGATCTCGAAAGCCGGCTTCGCGCCGAAGATCCTCTGGCGGCGCAGCAGGCGGATCGGGTGCATAGGCTGGAGCTGACGGGCGCCATGTCAGGCTATCAATGGTCGATCAATGGCGTCGCCTACACGAAGGACACGCCGCCCTTGCCGGTCTTCGCCGGCGAGCGGGTGGAGCTCGTCTTCGTCAACAGGACAATGATGTCGCATCCAATGCATCTGCATGGCCATTTCTTTCAGGTCGTCGACATCAACGGCGAAAGGTTTGCCGGCGCGATGCGCGACACCGTGCTTGTGCCGCCAAAGACGACGGTGACGGTCGCCTTCGACGCAGACAATCCCGGCTGGTGGGCGCTCCACTGCCACCTGCTCTATCATATGGAGGCCGGCATGTTCACGACGATCCGCTACGTCTGA
- the mgtE gene encoding magnesium transporter — translation MADMEEQDLIAAGSASIYDEDGGFKSEFLDKVKAALAAGDAEGVVELAGALHESDLGALLVALDSDQRLRLVELMGPHFDFAALTEIDANIRDEILEELPNRAVAEGVRELESDDAVTLLEDLEPEDQAEILGALPPIDRAQLQRSLDYPEHSAGRLMQTTFVTAPPYWTAGQAIDVMRDADEADLPDSFFEIFIVDPAHRLLGTLFLDTLLRARSTALLQDIMSSDRRRVEVTEDQEDVARVFERYNLISVAVVDEGERLVGVITIDDVVDVIQEEADANLKALGGVSESEELSDTVWWTTKSRFVWLFVNLITAFVASAVLGLFEGSLQKMVALAVLAPIVASQGGNAATQTMTVVVRALATRELSHSNATRVLWREILVGALNGAAFGVLTGVVAGYWFGLAGIGVVIALAMLTNLVAGALGGILIPRILDHFDIDPAVSSSAFVTTVTDVVGYGSFLGIATLWFSLG, via the coding sequence ATGGCCGATATGGAAGAGCAGGACCTCATCGCCGCCGGCTCCGCATCGATCTACGATGAAGATGGCGGCTTCAAATCGGAATTTCTCGATAAAGTGAAGGCGGCGCTCGCGGCCGGCGATGCTGAGGGCGTCGTCGAGCTCGCCGGCGCCCTGCACGAGTCCGATCTTGGCGCGCTTCTCGTCGCGCTCGATTCCGATCAGCGATTGAGGCTGGTCGAATTGATGGGGCCGCACTTCGACTTTGCCGCGCTGACCGAAATCGACGCCAATATTCGCGACGAAATTCTTGAGGAATTGCCGAACCGGGCCGTCGCCGAGGGCGTGCGCGAACTCGAGAGCGACGATGCCGTGACCCTGCTCGAAGATCTCGAGCCGGAGGACCAGGCCGAAATTCTGGGCGCGCTGCCGCCGATTGATCGCGCGCAATTGCAACGCTCGCTCGACTATCCGGAGCATTCGGCCGGCCGTCTGATGCAGACGACCTTTGTGACGGCGCCGCCCTATTGGACGGCGGGGCAGGCGATCGACGTCATGCGCGACGCCGATGAAGCCGACCTGCCGGACTCATTCTTCGAGATATTTATCGTCGATCCGGCGCACCGGCTACTCGGAACGCTGTTCCTCGACACATTGCTGCGCGCCAGAAGCACGGCCTTGCTCCAGGACATCATGTCATCGGACCGCCGCCGGGTGGAAGTGACCGAGGATCAGGAGGATGTCGCCCGTGTCTTTGAGCGCTACAATCTCATCTCGGTCGCCGTCGTCGACGAGGGCGAGCGTCTTGTCGGGGTCATCACCATCGATGACGTCGTCGACGTCATACAGGAGGAGGCCGACGCCAATCTGAAGGCGCTCGGCGGCGTCTCCGAATCGGAAGAGCTTTCCGATACCGTCTGGTGGACCACCAAAAGCCGCTTCGTCTGGCTCTTCGTCAATCTGATCACCGCCTTCGTCGCGTCCGCTGTGCTCGGGCTGTTCGAGGGTTCGCTGCAAAAAATGGTGGCGCTCGCCGTGCTCGCGCCGATCGTCGCGAGCCAGGGCGGCAATGCGGCGACGCAGACGATGACGGTGGTGGTGCGCGCCCTGGCGACAAGGGAACTGTCGCATTCCAACGCCACGCGCGTTCTTTGGCGCGAGATTCTGGTCGGAGCCTTGAACGGCGCCGCCTTTGGCGTTCTGACCGGCGTCGTCGCCGGCTATTGGTTCGGCCTTGCCGGAATAGGCGTCGTCATCGCGCTCGCCATGTTGACCAACCTTGTCGCGGGCGCGCTCGGTGGCATTTTGATCCCGAGAATCCTTGATCATTTCGACATTGATCCGGCGGTCTCATCGAGCGCCTTCGTCACCACGGTGACGGATGTCGTCGGCTACGGATCGTTCCTTGGCATTGCGACGCTCTGGTTCAGCCTTGGATGA
- a CDS encoding polysaccharide deacetylase family protein — protein sequence MPAGKMLRAGAPRASCLAVGLWMGAAAAAAPPSVGACGPDKLGVSRTLSLNTQGGFEAGLKTYPRTLALADHEIVLTFDDGPASGSTAKVLDALAAECVKATFFLIGRNAQSLPRLVRREIAEGHSVAHHTFSHPAATLRRLSEAAAKVDIDRGFAADDKAAYGAPGAEPRVKFFRFPGFADTPELDAWLASRNIAIFGADVWASDWLPMSPKAELALILSRLEQTKGGILLMHDIKAQTAAMLPDLLRELKQRGFHIVHIQQGDDPPPLRPAPSGWTSETEKIISQIFSQESAQKSRGAAGKGGAGKAAIPQIPEGSGAARP from the coding sequence ATGCCCGCGGGCAAGATGCTGCGAGCGGGCGCGCCGCGCGCGAGCTGTCTCGCGGTGGGTCTATGGATGGGCGCGGCGGCGGCCGCGGCTCCGCCCTCTGTCGGGGCCTGCGGGCCGGACAAGCTCGGCGTCAGCCGCACCTTGTCCCTGAACACGCAGGGCGGATTTGAAGCCGGCCTCAAAACCTATCCGAGGACGCTCGCGCTCGCCGACCATGAAATCGTCCTGACCTTCGACGACGGCCCGGCCAGCGGCTCGACCGCCAAGGTGCTGGACGCTCTCGCCGCCGAATGCGTCAAGGCGACGTTTTTTCTCATCGGCCGCAATGCGCAAAGCCTCCCGCGCCTGGTGCGGCGCGAAATCGCCGAAGGGCATAGCGTCGCCCATCATACGTTTTCGCATCCGGCCGCGACCCTGCGCCGCCTCAGCGAAGCCGCCGCCAAAGTGGATATCGACAGGGGCTTTGCGGCCGACGACAAGGCCGCCTATGGGGCGCCCGGCGCGGAGCCGCGCGTAAAATTCTTCAGATTTCCCGGCTTTGCCGATACGCCAGAGCTCGACGCCTGGCTCGCCTCGCGCAATATCGCAATCTTCGGCGCCGATGTCTGGGCCTCCGACTGGCTGCCGATGTCGCCGAAGGCCGAGCTTGCCCTTATCCTTTCCCGGCTCGAGCAGACGAAGGGCGGCATCCTTTTGATGCATGACATCAAGGCGCAAACCGCGGCGATGCTGCCGGATCTCTTGCGCGAATTGAAGCAGCGCGGCTTCCATATCGTGCATATCCAGCAGGGCGACGATCCGCCGCCGCTGCGCCCTGCCCCCTCCGGCTGGACGTCCGAAACGGAAAAGATCATCTCGCAGATTTTTTCGCAGGAATCCGCGCAAAAAAGCCGCGGCGCAGCGGGAAAAGGCGGCGCGGGAAAAGCCGCGATTCCGCAAATTCCCGAGGGCTCCGGCGCAGCGCGCCCTTAA
- the lipB gene encoding lipoyl(octanoyl) transferase LipB encodes MTSRDRLETGSWKRTDGAPVEWRVSGGLTPYAAALAFMEERAVAIAADEAREQVWLLEHPPIYTAGTSAKEADLVDARFPVHKTGRGGQYTYHGPGQRVAYVMLDLRRRRPDIRAFVAALESWIIATLDAFNVTGGRREDRVGVWTPRPDKPRGLGGEIAEDKIAAIGIRIKRWVSFHGVSLNVEPDLSHFSGIVPCGIATAHYGVTSLVDLGLPIAMSDVDAILAREFEAIFGPILRI; translated from the coding sequence ATGACCTCACGCGACAGGCTGGAAACAGGTTCATGGAAGCGGACGGACGGCGCGCCCGTCGAATGGCGTGTGTCCGGCGGACTAACGCCCTACGCGGCTGCGCTCGCCTTCATGGAGGAGCGAGCCGTGGCAATCGCCGCCGACGAGGCGCGGGAACAAGTGTGGCTCCTCGAACATCCGCCGATCTATACGGCGGGAACGTCGGCGAAAGAGGCCGATCTCGTCGATGCGCGCTTTCCTGTGCACAAGACCGGCCGGGGGGGCCAATATACCTATCACGGACCCGGCCAGCGGGTCGCTTACGTGATGCTCGACCTCAGGCGGCGCCGGCCCGACATCCGCGCCTTTGTCGCGGCCCTCGAGAGCTGGATCATCGCGACGCTCGACGCCTTTAACGTCACAGGAGGCCGGCGCGAGGATCGGGTCGGCGTGTGGACGCCGCGGCCGGACAAGCCGCGTGGGCTGGGCGGCGAAATCGCCGAGGACAAAATCGCCGCGATCGGCATCCGCATCAAGCGCTGGGTGTCGTTCCACGGCGTTTCCCTGAACGTTGAGCCCGATCTGTCGCATTTTTCCGGCATCGTTCCGTGCGGCATCGCGACGGCGCATTATGGCGTGACGAGCCTCGTTGATCTTGGCCTTCCGATCGCCATGAGCGACGTCGACGCGATTCTGGCGCGCGAATTCGAAGCGATTTTCGGCCCGATCCTTCGAATTTAG